One stretch of Rathayibacter festucae DSM 15932 DNA includes these proteins:
- a CDS encoding cytochrome c oxidase assembly protein, whose product MAHAPFSTPLGHDDHGPGGHGGPDCQGPDDDLLPPGRPAAAPLRTAEATLLLAVPAAVAVALAGLTYTGAFSTETRLIDPGELVTRGLPIARVVHDNAASLTIGLLTAATFLLPGQRIAPGIVSYSQNRALRWATWSAAVWVASALAVLVFTAANAIGQPLDAPGFRTQLVFYATQLELGQTLVASTACATAVLLLTLFSRRLGWVAAATAIAVLALLPLSLSGHAAGADEHANAVNSLAVHLIGVTAWAGGLAAVILLRRTVGGEIGTVVARYSVLAGWAFGAVAFSGLVNASLRIEGLEDLGTPYGQLLIVKAVALLALGGAGAWHRLRLIPRLRADPADRRAFTAVAVGEVLVMALTIGVSVALSNSAPPVSQDPVSGDARRSLLGFRYPPEVTPERMLDQWHLDAVWLGIAVVGATLYVHAVLKLRRRGDAWPLGRTLAWVAGCAALAYTTSGGPGVYGQVHFSTHMIQHMLLMMVVPPLLVLGGPVLLALRVLPVRRDGGRGLREWILAVVHSRYLAVLSKAPVAAVLFAGSLVAFYYTGWFEWAMFSHQGHVLMTLHFLATGYLFFWVLIGVDPGPDRPGHVLRLLVMLATLAFHAFFGLAIMSQTTVLAAPWWTALGYTDTEALLADQGVGGGIAWSAGEIPMVLIALVVVAQWVRSEERTAKRYDRRADRDGEAELAAYNARLDRLDRRGS is encoded by the coding sequence GTGGCGCACGCACCGTTCTCCACACCCCTCGGCCACGACGACCACGGCCCCGGCGGCCACGGCGGCCCCGACTGTCAAGGCCCCGACGACGACCTCCTCCCGCCCGGGCGGCCGGCCGCCGCTCCGCTCCGCACGGCGGAGGCGACCCTGCTGCTCGCCGTCCCCGCGGCGGTCGCCGTCGCGCTCGCCGGGCTGACGTACACCGGCGCGTTCTCGACCGAGACGCGCCTGATCGACCCCGGCGAGCTGGTCACCCGCGGCCTGCCGATCGCGCGGGTCGTGCACGACAACGCCGCGTCGCTGACGATCGGCTTGCTCACGGCCGCGACCTTCCTCCTGCCCGGGCAGCGGATCGCGCCCGGGATCGTCTCGTACTCGCAGAACCGGGCGCTGCGCTGGGCGACCTGGTCGGCGGCCGTCTGGGTGGCGTCGGCGCTCGCCGTGCTCGTCTTCACGGCGGCGAACGCGATCGGGCAGCCGCTGGACGCGCCGGGCTTCCGGACCCAGCTCGTCTTCTACGCCACGCAGCTCGAGCTGGGGCAGACGCTCGTGGCGTCCACGGCGTGCGCGACGGCGGTGCTGCTGCTCACCCTCTTCTCTCGGCGGCTCGGCTGGGTGGCGGCCGCGACCGCGATCGCCGTGCTGGCGCTCCTGCCGCTCTCGCTCTCGGGGCACGCGGCCGGCGCGGACGAGCACGCGAACGCGGTGAACAGCCTCGCGGTGCACCTGATCGGAGTGACGGCCTGGGCGGGCGGGCTCGCCGCGGTGATCCTGCTGCGGCGGACCGTCGGCGGCGAGATCGGCACGGTCGTCGCGCGCTACTCGGTGCTGGCCGGCTGGGCGTTCGGAGCGGTCGCCTTCTCCGGGCTCGTCAACGCGTCGCTCCGGATCGAGGGGCTCGAGGACCTCGGCACGCCCTACGGGCAGCTGCTGATCGTGAAGGCCGTCGCGCTGCTCGCGCTCGGTGGCGCGGGCGCCTGGCACCGGCTGCGGCTGATCCCGCGGCTGCGCGCGGACCCGGCCGATCGCCGCGCGTTCACCGCGGTCGCGGTCGGCGAGGTGCTGGTGATGGCGCTGACGATCGGCGTCTCGGTGGCGCTCTCGAACAGCGCGCCACCGGTCTCGCAGGACCCGGTGAGTGGCGACGCGCGGCGCAGCCTGCTCGGCTTCCGCTACCCGCCCGAGGTGACGCCGGAGCGGATGCTCGACCAGTGGCATCTCGACGCCGTGTGGCTCGGGATCGCCGTCGTCGGCGCCACACTCTACGTGCACGCGGTGCTGAAGCTCCGGCGCCGCGGCGACGCCTGGCCGCTCGGCCGCACGCTCGCCTGGGTGGCGGGCTGCGCCGCGCTCGCCTACACGACCAGCGGCGGGCCGGGCGTGTACGGGCAGGTGCACTTCAGCACGCACATGATCCAGCACATGCTGCTGATGATGGTCGTGCCGCCGCTGCTGGTGCTCGGCGGGCCGGTGCTGCTCGCGCTGCGGGTGCTGCCGGTGCGCCGCGACGGCGGGCGGGGGCTGCGCGAGTGGATCCTCGCGGTCGTGCACTCGCGCTACCTCGCCGTGCTGTCGAAGGCGCCGGTCGCCGCCGTGCTCTTCGCGGGCAGCCTCGTCGCGTTCTACTACACCGGCTGGTTCGAGTGGGCGATGTTCAGCCACCAGGGCCACGTGCTGATGACCCTGCACTTCCTCGCGACCGGCTACCTCTTCTTCTGGGTCCTGATCGGCGTCGACCCGGGGCCGGACCGCCCGGGGCACGTGCTGCGGCTGCTGGTGATGCTCGCGACGCTGGCCTTCCACGCGTTCTTCGGCCTGGCGATCATGTCGCAGACCACCGTCCTCGCCGCGCCCTGGTGGACGGCGCTCGGGTACACCGACACGGAGGCTCTGCTCGCGGACCAGGGCGTCGGCGGCGGGATCGCCTGGTCGGCGGGCGAGATCCCGATGGTGCTGATCGCGCTGGTCGTCGTCGCGCAATGGGTGCGCTCGGAGGAGCGGACGGCCAAGCGCTACGACCGCCGGGCCGACCGGGACGGCGAGGCCGAGCTCGCGGCGTACAACGCGCGGCTGGACCGGCTCGACCGCCGGGGGTCCTGA
- a CDS encoding reverse transcriptase family protein gives MHGRDAVVEALAHAFLGAEWTPAGLRAAAADSLGARRRWIGPLVTAVLVAFPHPPLDAPRELAQVVAGLLPERAQPVVAHLAPVPARAVPSSSPVPAIDGRDDLARLLGLAPAQLDGFADLGQWNRRTPHGALNPGALQNYDHVWRQRPGRAPRLLEVPRSRLRAVQRSVLDEIVGLAPVHPAAHGFVPGRSAITGAAVHAGSAMLITLDLQRFFAQVTAARVFRLLRGEGLTEAVAFALTGLCTHAVPVAAIHRMPAGGAPEERAALRRSLALAHLPQGAPTSPALANLALRRLDARLTGYAEAAGARYTRYADDLAFSGDARFARRAEAFARGAARIVEDAGYAVNPRKTRLRPASTRQSVTGIVVNAHPAVRRADVDRLHAILHNCAVHGPAGQNRAGVPDLRAHLLGRIAWVSAVHPGRGARLRALFERIPWPEPSGAAPSLDPAGPRP, from the coding sequence GTGCACGGACGGGACGCGGTGGTCGAGGCGCTCGCGCACGCGTTCCTCGGCGCGGAGTGGACCCCCGCCGGGCTGCGCGCCGCGGCCGCCGACTCCCTCGGCGCCCGCCGCCGCTGGATCGGCCCGCTGGTCACCGCGGTGCTCGTCGCCTTCCCGCATCCGCCGCTCGACGCGCCGCGCGAGCTCGCGCAGGTGGTCGCGGGGCTGCTCCCGGAGCGCGCGCAGCCGGTGGTCGCGCACCTCGCGCCCGTTCCCGCGCGGGCCGTGCCCTCCTCCTCGCCGGTGCCGGCGATCGACGGAAGGGACGACCTCGCGCGGCTGCTCGGGCTCGCGCCGGCGCAGCTGGACGGTTTCGCCGACCTCGGGCAGTGGAACCGCCGGACGCCGCACGGTGCTCTCAACCCCGGCGCTCTCCAGAACTACGACCACGTCTGGCGGCAGCGGCCGGGCCGGGCACCGCGGCTGCTCGAGGTGCCGCGCTCGCGGCTGCGGGCGGTGCAGCGGAGCGTCCTCGACGAGATCGTCGGCCTCGCCCCCGTGCATCCGGCCGCGCACGGCTTCGTCCCGGGGCGCAGCGCGATCACCGGGGCGGCCGTGCATGCGGGCTCGGCGATGCTGATCACCCTCGATCTGCAGCGCTTCTTCGCGCAGGTCACCGCGGCGCGGGTCTTCCGGCTGCTGCGCGGCGAGGGGCTGACCGAGGCGGTCGCCTTCGCGCTGACCGGGCTGTGCACCCACGCCGTGCCGGTCGCCGCGATCCACCGGATGCCCGCCGGCGGCGCGCCGGAGGAGCGGGCCGCGCTCCGCCGCTCCCTCGCCCTCGCGCACCTGCCGCAGGGCGCGCCGACCTCGCCCGCGCTGGCGAACCTGGCGCTGCGTCGCCTCGACGCGCGACTGACCGGCTACGCCGAGGCGGCCGGCGCCCGCTACACCCGCTACGCCGACGACCTCGCCTTCAGCGGCGACGCGCGCTTCGCCCGGCGGGCGGAGGCCTTCGCCCGCGGGGCCGCGCGGATCGTGGAGGACGCGGGCTACGCCGTGAACCCGCGGAAGACGCGGCTGCGGCCCGCCTCGACGCGGCAGAGCGTGACCGGGATCGTGGTCAACGCGCACCCGGCCGTCCGGCGGGCCGACGTCGACCGGCTGCACGCGATCCTGCACAACTGCGCCGTGCACGGGCCGGCCGGGCAGAACCGGGCGGGCGTGCCCGACCTCCGGGCGCACCTCCTCGGCCGGATCGCCTGGGTGAGCGCGGTGCATCCCGGCCGCGGAGCGAGGCTGCGGGCCCTGTTCGAGCGGATCCCGTGGCCGGAGCCCTCGGGGGCCGCCCCGTCCCTCGATCCCGCGGGGCCGCGCCCGTAG
- a CDS encoding Gfo/Idh/MocA family protein, which produces MPVTLPAPRTIDPASVPALRWGVIGTGIADAFVAAIHSRSVQRAVAVTARDAEKTRAFADKHGIATVHATVEELVADSGIDAVYIATPHPLHRAQALAALAAGKHVLIEKPIAMSADEAREITDAGRAAGLLVMEAMWARYLPQADVIRQVVESGVLGELRLVTADFGFSVPVDPTGRLWAKELGGGALLDAGVYPISFASSVLGAPVSVVASGTVDPGTGVDASADLLLTTASGARALLSTSLQTSLPVEAMVLGSEGRLAVHSPFFGPSGVTLTLGSMSSGQDSEVWTDEGPWPYGALSFQATAFASYVAAGLVESPVHPHHEVVSVLATIDEARRQVAAQAQAQAAPSTPAVSPAPAV; this is translated from the coding sequence GTGCCCGTGACCCTCCCCGCTCCGCGAACGATCGACCCCGCCTCCGTCCCCGCCCTGCGCTGGGGAGTGATCGGCACGGGCATCGCCGACGCCTTCGTCGCCGCGATCCACTCGCGCTCGGTGCAGCGCGCCGTCGCCGTCACCGCCCGGGACGCCGAGAAGACCCGCGCCTTCGCGGACAAGCACGGCATCGCGACGGTGCACGCGACGGTCGAGGAGCTGGTCGCCGACTCCGGGATCGACGCCGTCTACATCGCGACCCCGCACCCGCTGCACCGCGCGCAGGCGCTCGCCGCGCTCGCGGCCGGCAAGCACGTGCTGATCGAGAAGCCGATCGCGATGTCCGCGGACGAGGCGCGCGAGATCACCGACGCGGGCCGCGCCGCCGGCCTGCTGGTGATGGAGGCGATGTGGGCGCGCTACCTGCCCCAGGCCGACGTCATCCGCCAGGTCGTCGAGAGCGGGGTGCTCGGCGAGCTCCGCCTGGTCACCGCCGACTTCGGCTTCTCCGTCCCCGTCGATCCGACCGGGCGGCTCTGGGCGAAGGAGCTCGGCGGCGGCGCGCTGCTGGACGCCGGGGTGTACCCGATCTCGTTCGCGTCCTCGGTGCTCGGCGCGCCCGTCTCGGTCGTCGCCTCCGGGACCGTCGACCCGGGCACGGGCGTCGACGCGAGCGCCGACCTGCTGCTGACCACCGCCTCCGGCGCCCGCGCGCTGCTGTCGACCTCGCTCCAGACCTCACTGCCGGTCGAGGCGATGGTCCTCGGCTCGGAGGGGCGGCTCGCGGTGCACAGCCCGTTCTTCGGCCCGAGCGGCGTGACGCTGACGCTCGGCAGCATGAGCTCGGGGCAGGACTCGGAGGTCTGGACCGACGAGGGGCCGTGGCCCTACGGCGCGCTGTCCTTCCAGGCGACGGCGTTCGCCTCCTACGTCGCCGCGGGGCTCGTGGAGTCGCCGGTGCACCCGCACCACGAGGTCGTCTCGGTGCTGGCGACGATCGACGAGGCCCGGCGCCAGGTCGCGGCGCAGGCGCAGGCGCAGGCGGCCCCGTCCACCCCGGCCGTGTCTCCCGCTCCGGCCGTCTGA
- a CDS encoding glycosyltransferase, whose product MRILTCLHTMEVGGSQINGIELAGRMAALGHEAVVYGPDGDLRPLVAELGLDWEEAPEKGPRLSFRSMARLRRIVRERRIDLIHAYEWAPTMDAAFGPHLIDGVPVVTTVLSPEVPDFVPAAFPMIVGVVELLEEESRRRPTLHLIEPPVDTELNAPVADAARTAELRERFDVQDGEIAVVTVARLVVDLKREGILAAIEAVGAIGDEHRLRLIVVGDGPVRGELQATADRVNAGRSRELVTLTGQMLDPRDAYAVADIVLGMGSSALRGMAFAKPLVVQGEKAFWRLLTPESLPFFLDGGWYSLGDGVDGPGRLAGILAPLAADAELRERLGALGRGVVVERFSLAAAARTQAAIYAEAVAARSTLRRRLRALAHPAVRYTAYRLHPLKRRVLGLLGR is encoded by the coding sequence ATGCGCATCCTCACCTGCCTGCACACGATGGAGGTCGGCGGCAGCCAGATCAACGGGATCGAGCTCGCCGGGCGGATGGCCGCGCTCGGCCACGAGGCGGTGGTCTACGGGCCGGACGGCGATCTGCGCCCGCTGGTCGCCGAGCTCGGGCTGGACTGGGAGGAGGCGCCCGAGAAGGGGCCCCGCCTGTCCTTCCGGAGCATGGCGCGGCTGCGGCGCATCGTCCGCGAGCGGCGGATCGATCTCATCCACGCCTACGAGTGGGCGCCGACGATGGACGCCGCCTTCGGGCCGCACCTGATCGACGGCGTGCCCGTGGTGACCACGGTGCTCTCGCCCGAGGTGCCGGACTTCGTGCCGGCGGCCTTCCCGATGATCGTCGGCGTGGTCGAGCTGCTCGAGGAGGAGTCGCGGCGCCGGCCGACGCTGCACCTGATCGAGCCGCCGGTGGACACCGAGCTGAACGCACCGGTCGCGGACGCGGCGCGGACGGCGGAGCTGCGGGAACGCTTCGACGTGCAGGACGGCGAGATCGCGGTCGTCACGGTGGCGCGGCTGGTCGTCGACCTCAAGCGCGAGGGGATCCTGGCGGCGATCGAGGCGGTCGGCGCGATCGGCGACGAGCACCGCCTGCGCCTGATCGTCGTCGGCGACGGACCGGTCCGCGGCGAGCTGCAGGCCACGGCGGACCGGGTGAACGCCGGGCGCTCGCGCGAGCTGGTGACGCTGACCGGGCAGATGCTCGACCCGCGCGACGCCTACGCGGTCGCCGACATCGTGCTCGGCATGGGCAGCAGTGCGCTGCGGGGGATGGCGTTCGCGAAGCCGCTGGTCGTGCAGGGCGAGAAGGCCTTCTGGCGGCTGCTGACGCCGGAGTCGCTGCCGTTCTTCCTCGACGGCGGCTGGTACTCGCTCGGCGACGGCGTCGACGGGCCGGGTCGCCTCGCCGGGATCCTCGCGCCTCTCGCGGCCGACGCGGAGCTGCGGGAGCGGCTCGGCGCGCTCGGGCGCGGGGTGGTCGTCGAGCGCTTCAGCCTCGCGGCGGCGGCGCGCACCCAGGCGGCGATCTACGCGGAGGCGGTGGCCGCGCGGAGCACGCTGCGGCGGCGGCTGCGCGCGCTGGCCCACCCGGCGGTGCGGTACACGGCGTACCGGCTGCACCCGCTCAAGCGGCGCGTCCTGGGGCTGCTCGGGCGCTGA
- a CDS encoding peptidase: MSGSVVSGSVVSGSVVSGSVVSGSVVSGTPATRAHGRRRAVQARRRSRAPLALAAAIALVLGAGASASALFLDRATAGAQVGAGTVVAEFDATGVTTVQVPVADLLPGGTARRLVDLTNAGTVSMGALQLESAATTVGASASDGLQLALERCSVAWSSDAATCPGTTTTVAADRPATARIDLPASPAFAIGATDHLRLTLRLPESSPSAAQSTSGILTLAVLGVQAPGKHR; this comes from the coding sequence GTGAGCGGCTCGGTCGTGAGCGGCTCGGTCGTGAGCGGCTCGGTCGTGAGCGGCTCGGTCGTGAGCGGCTCGGTCGTGAGCGGCACGCCCGCGACCCGCGCGCACGGCCGTCGGCGCGCGGTCCAGGCCCGCCGCCGCTCCCGCGCACCGCTCGCCCTCGCCGCGGCGATCGCGCTGGTGCTCGGCGCCGGCGCCTCCGCCTCCGCCCTGTTCCTCGACCGCGCGACCGCCGGCGCCCAGGTCGGCGCGGGCACCGTCGTCGCGGAGTTCGACGCCACGGGAGTCACCACGGTGCAGGTCCCCGTCGCCGATCTGCTGCCCGGCGGCACGGCCCGGCGCCTCGTCGACCTCACCAACGCCGGCACCGTCTCGATGGGCGCCCTGCAGCTCGAGTCCGCCGCCACGACCGTCGGCGCGAGCGCCTCCGACGGCCTGCAGCTCGCCCTCGAGCGCTGCTCGGTGGCCTGGTCGTCCGACGCCGCCACCTGCCCCGGCACCACGACCACCGTCGCGGCCGACCGCCCCGCCACGGCCCGCATCGACCTGCCCGCCTCCCCCGCCTTCGCCATCGGAGCGACGGATCACCTCCGCCTCACCCTCCGGCTCCCGGAGTCGTCCCCGTCCGCCGCGCAGAGCACCTCCGGCATCCTGACCCTCGCCGTCCTCGGCGTCCAGGCCCCGGGCAAGCACCGCTGA
- a CDS encoding signal peptidase I, whose protein sequence is MSSPVASRPVVTGLRRLLGLVVALVAIAGVAVFVASALGVVRLVPVLSNSMAPDMPVGSLAVTLPVDQAAVRAGDVIVFTDPDVPERRVIHRVTLVYSEAEAAELRGWSPGLLALTTKGDNNPQADPWIVTIADQRIWREESVVPLLGWPSIALAQPQARFAFFAVGGALVVGAVLVVIWRRPAEVRS, encoded by the coding sequence GTGAGCAGCCCCGTTGCGAGCAGACCGGTCGTCACCGGCCTCCGCCGCCTCCTCGGCCTGGTCGTCGCGCTCGTCGCGATCGCGGGCGTCGCCGTCTTCGTCGCGTCCGCCCTCGGCGTCGTGCGCCTCGTGCCCGTGCTCTCGAACTCGATGGCGCCGGACATGCCCGTCGGCTCGCTCGCCGTCACCCTCCCCGTCGACCAGGCCGCGGTGCGCGCCGGCGACGTGATCGTCTTCACCGACCCCGACGTGCCCGAGCGCCGGGTGATCCACCGCGTCACGCTCGTCTACTCCGAGGCCGAAGCCGCCGAGCTGCGCGGCTGGTCGCCGGGGCTCCTCGCGCTGACCACCAAGGGCGACAACAACCCGCAGGCGGACCCGTGGATCGTCACCATCGCGGATCAGCGGATCTGGCGCGAGGAGTCGGTCGTGCCGCTGCTGGGCTGGCCGAGCATCGCGCTCGCGCAGCCCCAGGCGCGCTTCGCGTTCTTCGCGGTCGGCGGCGCGCTCGTCGTCGGCGCCGTGCTCGTCGTCATCTGGCGCCGGCCCGCGGAGGTGCGGTCGTGA
- a CDS encoding sortase, with amino-acid sequence MPALRAIGAVLAAVLLAPAVSAASVAPPAALLDVRELTAPAALTGLAPGDTTEWAAEVTNVGASAHQVSVAFAVDGGDALATDPRAGLQLVVDLCPAAFTIDDVLVVDGRSVERYRCPEGVEPMGTGPAASLGRLDGSRALDRGETVGVRVRVSFPSGSGNALESTSAALRVLVRETGAIDDSGAPGGGPSGNGAVGDGAAGNGALGNGGPGNGLAVTGRDVGAALLGGLLALGAGLLLAATGRRRKEARS; translated from the coding sequence ATGCCAGCCCTGCGCGCGATCGGCGCCGTCCTCGCGGCGGTCCTCCTCGCGCCTGCGGTGTCCGCGGCGTCGGTCGCTCCGCCCGCCGCCCTGCTCGACGTGCGCGAGCTGACGGCTCCCGCCGCCCTCACCGGCCTCGCCCCCGGCGACACGACCGAGTGGGCCGCCGAGGTCACCAACGTCGGCGCGTCGGCGCACCAGGTGTCGGTCGCCTTCGCGGTCGACGGCGGCGACGCGCTCGCCACGGACCCGCGTGCCGGGCTCCAGCTGGTCGTCGACCTCTGCCCCGCCGCCTTCACGATCGACGACGTCCTGGTCGTCGACGGCCGCTCCGTCGAGCGCTACCGCTGCCCCGAGGGCGTCGAGCCGATGGGCACCGGACCGGCCGCGTCGCTCGGCCGGCTCGACGGGTCCCGGGCGCTCGACCGCGGCGAGACCGTCGGCGTCCGCGTCCGGGTGAGCTTCCCGAGCGGATCGGGCAACGCGCTCGAGAGCACGTCGGCCGCCCTGCGCGTGCTCGTGCGCGAGACCGGGGCGATCGACGACTCCGGCGCTCCCGGGGGCGGCCCGTCCGGGAACGGCGCAGTCGGTGACGGAGCCGCCGGGAACGGCGCCCTCGGGAACGGCGGACCGGGGAACGGCCTCGCCGTCACCGGCCGCGACGTCGGCGCCGCGCTGCTCGGCGGCCTGCTCGCCCTCGGCGCCGGGCTGCTGCTCGCCGCCACCGGCCGCCGGCGGAAGGAGGCTCGATCGTGA
- a CDS encoding TasA family protein: MTATASTENDSRKRAPWKRIALTGGVLLAAGALAGAGAFAVFTDSGTAVGNVDAGQTDINVTGGFTVTDIAPGDTIQRPLTLVLPNATNDGDLVSTVRFYQDVTSETAGTDDPLLAGPGESLVTGTDGLNYRLLTCTVAWTTAATAPAVNGPYTCAGTTTTTGSGKLSTIGGVANAANFTPANFGLTPTATGTFPSDAGDVSLNTLIELVLPTAADNDYENAAAQITFTAAAIQRAGIQK; the protein is encoded by the coding sequence ATGACCGCCACAGCCTCCACCGAGAACGACTCCCGCAAGCGCGCCCCCTGGAAGAGGATCGCCCTCACCGGCGGTGTCCTCCTCGCCGCGGGCGCCCTCGCCGGCGCCGGCGCCTTCGCCGTCTTCACCGACTCCGGCACCGCGGTCGGCAACGTCGACGCCGGCCAGACCGACATCAACGTCACCGGCGGCTTCACCGTCACCGACATCGCGCCCGGCGACACGATCCAGCGCCCGCTGACCCTCGTGCTGCCCAACGCGACCAACGACGGCGACCTCGTCTCCACCGTGCGCTTCTACCAGGACGTCACCTCGGAGACCGCCGGCACCGACGACCCGCTGCTCGCCGGCCCCGGCGAGTCGCTCGTCACCGGCACGGACGGCCTCAACTACCGCCTGCTGACCTGCACGGTGGCGTGGACGACCGCCGCGACCGCCCCCGCGGTGAACGGCCCGTACACCTGCGCCGGAACCACGACGACGACCGGCAGCGGCAAGCTGTCGACCATCGGCGGAGTCGCCAACGCCGCGAACTTCACGCCGGCGAACTTCGGCCTCACCCCCACGGCGACCGGCACCTTCCCGTCGGACGCCGGCGACGTCTCGCTGAACACGCTGATCGAGCTCGTGCTGCCCACCGCGGCCGACAACGACTACGAGAACGCCGCCGCGCAGATCACCTTCACCGCCGCCGCCATCCAGCGCGCCGGCATCCAGAAGTAG